From a single Cytophagales bacterium WSM2-2 genomic region:
- a CDS encoding ABC transporter ATP-binding protein, translated as MFMSEVIKVSGLIKYYHKVNVLKGIDLSIQSGELIGYIGPNGAGKSTTIKVLCGLIPDFAGEVQVLGMDVAKNALDIKRKIGYIPENAALYETLTPLEYLLFIGQLYQLPEASVKQKANELLKLFDLDKAKENRMTTFSKGMKQKVLLISGMLHNPEIIFLDEPLSGLDANAVILVKEILTQLKQGGKTIFYSSHIMDVVEKLSDRIIIINQGQIIANGSFQQLNEQAQGGTLEKIFTQLTGQGEQVTVANNFVDILKS; from the coding sequence TTAAGGGCATTGATTTATCGATTCAATCGGGTGAGCTGATTGGTTATATCGGACCCAACGGTGCGGGCAAGAGCACAACCATTAAAGTGCTTTGCGGGCTGATCCCGGATTTTGCCGGTGAGGTGCAAGTGTTGGGTATGGATGTGGCTAAGAATGCTTTGGACATCAAACGGAAGATTGGGTACATCCCCGAAAATGCCGCACTGTACGAAACACTGACTCCACTTGAATATTTGCTTTTTATAGGACAATTGTATCAGCTCCCGGAAGCGTCAGTGAAGCAAAAGGCAAATGAGCTCCTCAAGTTGTTTGATCTCGATAAGGCAAAGGAGAACCGGATGACCACCTTCTCGAAAGGGATGAAGCAGAAAGTGTTGTTGATTTCAGGAATGCTGCACAATCCGGAAATTATTTTTCTTGATGAACCTCTATCAGGCCTGGACGCGAATGCAGTTATTCTTGTAAAAGAAATCCTGACCCAGTTAAAGCAAGGCGGGAAAACTATTTTCTACAGCTCCCACATCATGGATGTGGTAGAAAAGCTCTCTGATCGAATTATCATTATCAACCAGGGACAAATTATTGCGAATGGGTCGTTTCAACAATTGAATGAACAAGCGCAAGGAGGCACTCTCGAAAAGATTTTTACGCAGCTTACCGGACAAGGTGAACAAGTAACTGTAGCCAATAACTTCGTTGATATTCTGAAGTCATGA